GTAAACCACGATAAGCTTTTGCCCGAGCATCGCGTCGTTTCGAATGCCTCCTGCACCACAAACTGCTTGGCGCCGGTCGCCAAAGTGCTCAACGACGCCATTGGCATCGAGCACGGTTTCATGACGACGATCCATTCCTATACTGGCGATCAGCCGACGCTCGACACGCTGCACAAGGATCTCTACCGAGCGCGTGCGGCATCTCTTTCGATGATTCCGACGACGACCGGCGCGGCGAAGGCCGTCGGTCTCGTCCTGCCCGAGCTCAAGGGCAAGCTCGATGGTTCGTCAATTCGCGTGCCGACGCCGAACGTGTCGATGATCGATTTCAAATTCGTCGCCAAGCGCACGACAACGCCCGGCGAAATCACCGATGCGATCAAACGCGCGGCGGAGCAGCAGCTCAAGGGCATCCTCAGCTTCACGGACAGCCCGAACGTTTCAATCGATTTCAATCACGATCCGCACTCATCCATATTCCATGTCGATCAGACCAAGGTCATCGACGGCACGTTCGTCCGTGTCCTCTCGTGGTATGATAACGAATGGGGTTTTTCCAACCGGATGGCGGATACGGCAGTGGCGATGGGGAAACTTGGATGACACGGACTGCACCGCTTTCACCTTTTCCGATTTTGGACGATGCCGAGCTGGCTGGGAAAAGGGTCCTGATCCGCGTTGATCTCAACGTACCGATGGATGGCGACAAGATCGCGGACGCGACCCGCATCGATCGCATTCTGCCCAACCTGCAGGAGATCTCGGCGAAAGGGGCGAAAGTCATCATCCTTTCGCATCTCGGCCGCCCGAAGGGCCGGGAAGAAAGATATTCGCTGCGGCCGGTCGTCGGGGAACTGTCGGCGCGGCTCGGCAGGCCCGTCGCCTTCGCCGCGGATTGCGTGGGCCCGGAAGCCGAGAAGGCCGTCGAAGCGCTGAAGAACGGCGAATATCTCTTGCTCGAAAACACGCGCTTTCATGCCGGCGAGGAGAAAAACGACGAAGCGTTCCTCGACAGACTCGCCGCGCTGGGTGATGTTTATGTCAACGACGCGTTCTCCTGCGCCCACCGCGCCCATGCCTCGACGGAAGGTCTGGCGCGCCGGTTGCCGTCCTTTGCGGGCCGCTCGATGCAGGTCGAACTTGAAATCCTCACCAATCTGCTCTCGCATCCGGTTCGTCCGGTCATGGCGATTGTCGGCGGCGCCAAGGTTTCGACCAAGCTTGAATTGCTCGGCAATCTGATGCGCCGCGTCGATATTCTCGTCATCGGCGGCGGCATGGCCAACACCTTCCTTGCCGCACAAGGCAAGAAGATCGGCAAGTCGCTCTGTGAGATGGATCTGGCCGACGTCGCGCGCAAAATCATGGCGGACGCAGCAACGGAAGATTGTGAGATCGTCCTGCCCGTCGATGCTGTCGTCGCGCAGAAGTTTGCTGCCGGTGCGCCATCGCGTGTCGTCCCGATCGATGAGGTTGGCGACGAAGACATGATTCTCGATATTGGGCCGACGTCTGCGGCGCGGGTCGAAATGCTGATCGAGAAAGCCCGTACGCTCGTCTGGAATGGCCCCTTCGGCGCTTTCGAGATTTCGCCCTTCGATGCCGGCACGAATGCTATCGCGAAGGTCGCGGCGCGTTTCACCAAGTCCGGCCAGCTTGAAAGCATCGCCGGTGGCGGTGATACGATCGCGGCGCTGAACAAGTCGGACGCGGCCAAGGATTTCACTTATATTTCGACGGCCGGGGGTGCCTTCCTCGAATGGCTGGAGGGCAAGGAGCTTCCGGGCGTCGAGGCATTGCGGGTTAATTCGCGGCGGCGTTAAATCGGCCGCCGAATTTTTGTCACGAACGATAGGGAAGAGCGGTGAACGAGCAGCAACTCGCGCAGACGGCGCAGGCTTTGGTTGCCCCGGGGCGGGGTATTCTGGCGGCGGATGAGAGTTCTTCGACGATTGCCAAAAGGTTTTCCGCAATCGGCGTCGAATCGACCGCCGACTCGCGGCGCGATTATCGTGAATTGCTGTTCCGTTCGACCCAGGCGATGCAGAAATATATTTCCGGCGTCATTCTCTACGACGAGACGATCCGGCAAAAAGCCGTGGATGGCACGCCGCTCGTCACCCTGATCGAAAAGGCTGGCTCCCTCCCGGGCATCAAGGTCGATGCCGGTGCGAAACCGCTGCCGGGTTTTCCGCGCGAGACGATCACCGAGGGACTCGATGGGCTCGCTGGCCGGTTGAAGGAATATTACGATCTCGGCGCGCGCTTCGCGAAATGGCGCGCGGTGATCGACATCGCCGACGGCATTCCGACGCGGGGCGCGATCCTCACCAATGCCGACGCGCTCGCGCGTTACGCGGCGCTCTGCCAGGAGGCCAATATCGTGCCGATCGTCGAGCCGGAAGTGCTGATGGACGGCAATCATTCACTGCATCGCTGTTACGAGGTCACTGAGACCGTGCTGCGCGCGGTCTTCACAGCACTCTATGAGCAGCGCGTTTTCCTCGAAGGCATCGTGTTGAAGCCGAACATGGTCGTCCCGGGCATGAAATCCGGTCATCGGGCAAGCCCCGACGAGGTCGCCGCGGCGACGATCCGGCTGTTCAAGAACAGCGTGCCGGTCGCTGTGCCGGGCATTGCCTTCCTTTCGGGTGGCCAGTCGGATTTTGACGCGACAGCCAATCTGGACGCGCTCGTGCGCGCCGCACCGCCGTGGCCGATGACCTTTTCCTATGGCCGCGCCTTGCAGGCCGCGCCGCAAAAGGCTTGGTCGGGCAAGCCGGCGAATGTCGGCGCCGCGCAGGCGGCGTTTAACCATCGGGCTCACATGAACAGTCTCGCCGCGCTCGGGCAGTGGTCAGAATCGGCCGAGAAAGCTGCGGCCTGAGCATCGGACCGAAAAGTGCGAAACGGTTTTCGGATAAATCCGACACGTCCTGAGCCCACCGCGCTTTCGCCCTATTTCTTGGCGAGGAGTTTTGCCGCGTCTCTTTTGGCGCCACATTGAAGCAAGATTCCCGATGTCCGAGGACGCGTCGCGCCTATACTTGATTACGCCGCCGCTGGTTGATGCGGCGGCTTTTGCCGTGTCGTTCGAGGCGGCTCTCGCGGCAGCCGATGTCGCCTGCGTTTTGCTGCGCTTCGATCCGCAGGCGGATGCCCAAGCCATCGCAAAAAAGCTTTTGGCGCTCGCGCAGCCGCGCGGCGTCGCTTGTCTCGTCGGCGATGCGCGATTGGCTGCTGCGATCGACGCTGATGGCGTGCATATTTCTGCGCCGGGTGAGGCGCTGGATGCTGCGTTGAAAGCGCTGAAGCCCAATCATATCGTCGGCGTCGGCGGCCTCGTCAGTCGTGATGATGCAATGGTCGCGGGCGAATCGGGCGCGGATTATCTGATGTTCGGCGGCCCCGACTCGCCGCAGACCTTTGGCGAAACTCGCGAGCGCATCGCCTGGTGGGCGGAGATCTTCAATCTTCCTTGCGTCGCCTATGCCAACCTGATCGCCGAGGTCGCCGGGTTCGTCGATTTGGGCGCGGACTTCATCGCGCTTGAAACGGCGGTATGGGACGATCCGCGCGGCCCCGGCGCAGCGGTCGCAGACGTAAATCATTTGCTGGCGCGCGGGCGATCTCGCGCATGAACAGGCTGATGCTTTCGGTCTGCTGTGTGCTGCTCGCATTTTCGGCAGAGCCGGTTTACGCGGTGCAGCCCGCCTCAGCGCCTGCCGCGCCGCCTGCAATCGCGAAACCGGCACCGGCGTTGCCTCAACCGAATCCCAATGCCAACCCCAACCTCGATCTCGCCTACGGCGCCTATCAGCGTGGCTATTACATCACGGCGTTGGGCGAAGCGCGCAAACGTCTGGCCGCCAATCCAAACGACGGCCCCGCGATGACCCTGATCGGTCAGCTTTTCGACCAGGGTATGGGTGTGGTGACAAATGCGCGGGAGGCGGCCGCTTGGTACAAGGCGGCGGCGGAGCATGGCGACCGGGAAGGGATCTTTCTTTACGGACTCGCCAAGCTGACCGGCAACGGCGTTCCGCAAGACCGTGACGGCGCGGCGGCGCTCTTCACCAAAGCTGCGGCAATGGACGATCCGGGCGCGCTGTATAATCTCGGCGTGCTCGCGCTCGAAACGCCGAAAAAAAAACCGGATTTTCCCAAGGCGGCAGATTATTTCCGCCGCGCTGCGGTGCTTGGATCGCCTGACGCCGCTTATTCGCTGGCGCTCTTCTATCGCGAGGGTAAGGGCGCGCCGCAAGACGATGTCATGGCGGCAGAATGGATGAAGCAGGCTGCTGATGAAGGGCAAGTTTCAGCCGAAGTCGAATATGCAATCATGTTGTTCAATGGAATTGGCGTCGCCAAAGACGAGGCGGCCGCGGCGAAGCTTTTCCTCAAAGCGGCGGCGCGAAACAACGTCGTCGCGCAAGATCGCGCGGCGCGGCTGCTTGCGCTGGGGCGCGGCATTCAAAAAGATGTGGTCGAAGCGATGAAATGGCATTTGCTGGCGAGCGCGGCAGGCGAAAAGGATGCCTGGCTCGATGGCATTCTCAATTCGCTGACCCCCGAGCAGAAGATCGAGGTTGAAGTCGCCGTCAAGCGAGCGCTGGCGCGCTAGAGCATTTTCACGCGAAGTGGATACCGGTTCGCGTTATGAAAACGTTCAAATTCAAATATTCAGACTAGACCGCTTTCGGGCGGAAAACCGGTGTCCACTTTTCCTGAAAGCGGTCTGGCAGCGCCTACACGGTATCGAGTTTCGGCACGTCCTCACCCAACGCGGTCGCAAGATCGATCTGATGATCCTGCTCCTGCACGAGAATTTGGCGAATCTGCTCGGCCATGGCGTATTCACCAAGCTGTTCGCATTGGCGGACGCGCTGGCGGTAATTCCTGATCGTTTCGTTCTCATTGTCGAGGTCGAAACGTAACATCTCCTTCGCTTTTTCGGATGTCCGCACGGGCTTCGGTGTTACGCTCGGCATCGCGCCGAGATAATCGATGAGCCGCGAAAGCGTGAGCGCGTGATCGAGTTCCTGCTTGGCGTGCAGTTCGAGTTGATCGGCGATGTTCATATATTCGGCGCCTTTCAACACCTGCGAATAAACGACATAGGCGATAATCGCCTGATATTCGCGCGACAGGTCCTCGTTCAGCAGTTGCGCCAGACGATCGCGGGAAATCTCTTCGTTACGCGGTTTCGACTCGGCCGATTTCGGACTGGCTTTCGCTTTCGATTCGCTCATCGCTGACTCCCCTTCGAGGTTTCCGGACTCCTCGAACAAAAACGGACTAACGAAACCGTCGGGATATAGTTCCGCTTGCGCCGGTTAGCGGGCGCGGGGGTGTGCGCCGCGATAAGCTTCGAGCAGCCGAGCCGAATCGATCGCCGTATAAATCTGCGTCGTTGAAAGCGACGCGTGGCCGAGCAATTCCTGTATGGTGCGCAGATCGCCGCCCTTGCCGAGAAGATGCGTCGCGAAGGAATGGCGCAATGCGTGCGGCGTCGCCGTCTCCGGCAGGCCGAGCGCGCCGCGCAGTTCGGCAACGGCAAGTTGGATGATGCGCGGCGACAGCGCGCCGCCCTTCGCGCCGATGAACAGCGGGCCGTTTGCCGGCAAAGTCCACGGACAGAGCGAAAGATAGCGCGCAATGGCGCGCTGCACCGGCGCGATCACCGGCACGCTGCGGACCTTCCCGCCCTTTCCGGCGACTGTCACGATATCCGTTTCGCCGGTCGGCGCGTCCTGGCGTTTGATCGACAAGGCCTCGGAAATACGCAGGCCCGCGCCATAGAGCAGGCCGAGAACGGCGGAATCGCGCGCCAAAATCCAATCCGGCCGCGTGTCGCCAGCGCGGGAGTCGACATCGACCAGCGCGCGCGCCGATTGGGCCGGGAGAGCCTTCGGCAGACGGCGAGGTGCTTTCGGACTGCGCAAGGAAGAAAACGCCGCGACTTCGCCGAGGCCTTTGCGTTCGAGATGACGTGCGAAGGAGCGCAGGCCGGAGAGCTGGCGCAGCAGCGAGCGGCTGCCGGTGCCGGCGGCACGGCGACTCGCGAGAAAACTGCGCAGGTCGGTGGGCTTGATGGCGCGGAGCGCGGCAAGATTCGGCGGCTCGCCGTGATGTTCGCGCAAGAAACCGAGGAATTGGCCGAGGTCGCGCGCGTAGGCGTCGAGCGTATGCCGGGAGACGCGGCGCTCACCGGCAAGTTCCGCCGACCATTCCCGCGCCATCGCGGCGAGTTCGTCTTCGGCACCGCCGAAGGCGAGGGCAGGGGCTGTCTTGGGTGCGGCCTGAGGCATGTTCGATCATGCCCTGCGGCGGCTGAAAGAAAGGTTAGTGAGCCGGCGTTCCGCGCGAACTGATCTCGCGGATCGCCTGGGCGAGCGTCTCGGTCATTTCCCGGCGGATCTGGTGTTCCGAATCTGACAGGCCCGCGGCGGCGAAATCGGCACGCAATTTAGCGAAAACGCTGTCATCGCCGTCGCCATCAAGGTGGGTCTTGATCAGTGTCGCCGCATAAGCCTCGGCGACTTCGCCGGATTTGCCAAGCCGCTCGGCCGCCCATAGCCCGAGGTTTTTATTGCGCCGCACATAGGCCCGGAATCTCAGGTCCTCGTCGTGAGCAAGCTGGGCTTCATAACCTTTTTCGCGTTCGTCGAATGTCGTCATCGCCGCCTCGCCAATCCGTATCGCAATAAGGGCTCGAACCTAGCCCGGAACGGGGCGTTCGGCCATAGGACTTGGCGCCGGGCGCCACCGCTCGGGCGGGGCGCCATGTGACAGGTCTTTTTTCGGCTCCGGGACTAACCATATAATGAGTCGAGGACCGGGATCGTTCATGCCGATCTTTGCATTCGCGCCTTAAGTTGTTGAAATCTACGACAGAAATAAGACAGTCTAGGTCAAGGTGAGATTTACGAGTGCGATGCTTTAGCCCGCTATTTGCTTGTCTTGAACGGCCGAAAAAGCTACGACCGTCTAGGACCCGCGGCGCCGCACCGCCTGAATCGCCTGCCCGGCCTTGATCGCCTTACGGCCAGGCCGGGACATTCCTGAAAGGAGCCAGGGCCTCCCATGGACCACCTCAAGCCACGGTTAATTCCCATGAATCGCCGCCGCCGCATTTACGAGGGCAAGGCAAAGGTCCTTTATGAGGGACCCGAACCGGGCACGCTTATCCAGCACTTCAAGGACGACGCCACCGCCTTCAATGCCAAAAAGCATGAGGTCATCGACGGCAAGGGCGTCCTGAACAATCGGATTTCCGAGTTCGTCTTTCAGAATCTGAACGATATCGGCGTTCCGACGCATTTTATCCGGCGGCTCAATATGCGCGAGCAATTGATCCGCGAAGTCGAGATCGTGCCGCTTGAGGTCGTCGTGCGCAATGTCGCGGCAGGCTCGCTTTCGACCCGCCTCGGTCTCGAGGAAGGCACGCAACTGCCGCGTTCGATCATCGAGTTCTACTACAAGAACGACGAACTCAACGATCCGATGGTGTCGGAAGAGCACATCACCGCTTTCGGCTGGGCGACGCCGCAAGAAATCGATGACATCATGGCGCTCGCTATCCGCGTCAACGATTTCCTGACCGGGCTTTTCCTCGGCGTCGGCATCCGGCTCGTCGATTTCAAGATGGAAACCGGGCGCCTGTGGGAAGGCGATACGATGCGCATCGTTGTCGCCGACGAAATCTCCCCCGATTCCTGCCGGCTTTGGGACATCAAGTCGAACGACAAGCTCGACAAGGATCGTTTCCGGCGCGACATGGGCGGTCTCGTCGAAGCTTATACGGAAGTGGCGCGCCGGCTCGGTATTCTGCAGGATAACGAGCAACCACGCGCGTCGGGTCCGAAGCTCGTTCAATCTTGAGCTTCACCTTGGTTTAAATCAAAACCCCGCCGCCGACGCGGCGGGGTTTTATTATGTCTGCCAGCCGATATAGTATGGCCGCGCATACACGAGGCATCGATCTTGAAAGCCAATATCATCGTCACGCTGAAAAACGGGCTTCTCGATCCGCAAGGCAAAGCGATCGAAGGCGCGCTGAAGTCGCTCGATATTCCCGGCGTCGAAAGCGTGCGGCAGGGCAAGATTTTCGAGGTCGAAATTGCGGAAGCGGACCGCGCAAAGGCGCAGGCGCTGCTGCAGATGGCGTGCGAGAAATTGCTCGCCAACACGATCGTCGAGAACTATCGCATCGAACTCGCCTGAGGTCTTCATTGCACGCTGCGATCATTCTCTTTCCCGGGTCCAATCGCGAAGGCGATGTGTTTCGCGCGCTCGCCAGCGTAACCGGGCAAAAGCCGTCGATCGTCTGGCATGGCGAGCCTGAACTTCCGGCCGGCACCGATCTTGTGGTTCTGCCCGGCGGCTTTTCCTACGGCGATTATCTGCGCTGCGGCGCTATCGCGGCGCGCTCGCCGGTGATGGATGCGGTGCGCACGCACGCAAAGCGCGGCGGCCGTGTTCTTGGCATCTGCAATGGCTTCCAGATCGCCTGCGAGGCGGGTCTGTTGCCGGGCGTTCTCATGCGCAACACGAATTTGCGCTTCGCCTGCCATATGCAGCATTTACGCGTCGAACGCGCCGACACGGGTTTCACGGCGCAATATCAAACGGGCCAGGTGATCAAGGTCGCCATCGCGCATGGCGAAGGCAATTACACGGCCGATAGTGAGACCTTGGCGCGGCTCGAAGGCGAAGGGCGCGTTGCCTTCCGCTATTGTGATGCTGCCGGCACTCTCGGCGGCGCGGCCAATCCGAATGGCTCGGTGCATGACATCGCCGGCATCTATTCCGAGACTTTGAACGTGCTCGGGCTGATGCCGCATCCGGAAAATCTGATCGACCCCCTCGTCGGTGGCACCGACGGACGGGCGCTTTTCGAAAGCCTGCTCGCGGCATAAGCCGCTTGTCTCGACTCGAACCCGCGGAGCCACATGACAACGCACGAGCGCAAAATCGCTGCCGCAATTGACGAAGCAAAACTCGACAAGCTTGCCGAGGTCGTCGTCAAGGTCGGGCTGAATCTGCAAGAAGGTCAGGACGTGTTTCTGACGGCGCCGGTTACGGCGCTTGCCTTCGTGCGGCGCATCGTCGAACACGCCTATAAAGCCGGCGCTGGCCTCGTGACGCCGATGCTCGCCGACGAACAGATGACATTGGCGCGCTTTCGCTTTGCGCACGACGCAAGTTTCGATCGCGCGCCGGGTTGGCTGTACGAAGGCATCGGCAAA
This Methylovirgula sp. DNA region includes the following protein-coding sequences:
- the gap gene encoding type I glyceraldehyde-3-phosphate dehydrogenase, translating into MVVNVAINGFGRIGRNVLRAIAESGRRDINVVAINDLGPVETNAHLLRFDSVHGRFPGEVKVDGDTIDIGRGPIKVTAVRDPAGLPHSALGVDIVLECSGVFTSKAKASAHLKAGAKRVLISAPADEADLTVVYGVNHDKLLPEHRVVSNASCTTNCLAPVAKVLNDAIGIEHGFMTTIHSYTGDQPTLDTLHKDLYRARAASLSMIPTTTGAAKAVGLVLPELKGKLDGSSIRVPTPNVSMIDFKFVAKRTTTPGEITDAIKRAAEQQLKGILSFTDSPNVSIDFNHDPHSSIFHVDQTKVIDGTFVRVLSWYDNEWGFSNRMADTAVAMGKLG
- a CDS encoding phosphoglycerate kinase → MTRTAPLSPFPILDDAELAGKRVLIRVDLNVPMDGDKIADATRIDRILPNLQEISAKGAKVIILSHLGRPKGREERYSLRPVVGELSARLGRPVAFAADCVGPEAEKAVEALKNGEYLLLENTRFHAGEEKNDEAFLDRLAALGDVYVNDAFSCAHRAHASTEGLARRLPSFAGRSMQVELEILTNLLSHPVRPVMAIVGGAKVSTKLELLGNLMRRVDILVIGGGMANTFLAAQGKKIGKSLCEMDLADVARKIMADAATEDCEIVLPVDAVVAQKFAAGAPSRVVPIDEVGDEDMILDIGPTSAARVEMLIEKARTLVWNGPFGAFEISPFDAGTNAIAKVAARFTKSGQLESIAGGGDTIAALNKSDAAKDFTYISTAGGAFLEWLEGKELPGVEALRVNSRRR
- a CDS encoding class I fructose-bisphosphate aldolase, with the protein product MNEQQLAQTAQALVAPGRGILAADESSSTIAKRFSAIGVESTADSRRDYRELLFRSTQAMQKYISGVILYDETIRQKAVDGTPLVTLIEKAGSLPGIKVDAGAKPLPGFPRETITEGLDGLAGRLKEYYDLGARFAKWRAVIDIADGIPTRGAILTNADALARYAALCQEANIVPIVEPEVLMDGNHSLHRCYEVTETVLRAVFTALYEQRVFLEGIVLKPNMVVPGMKSGHRASPDEVAAATIRLFKNSVPVAVPGIAFLSGGQSDFDATANLDALVRAAPPWPMTFSYGRALQAAPQKAWSGKPANVGAAQAAFNHRAHMNSLAALGQWSESAEKAAA
- a CDS encoding thiamine phosphate synthase; this translates as MSEDASRLYLITPPLVDAAAFAVSFEAALAAADVACVLLRFDPQADAQAIAKKLLALAQPRGVACLVGDARLAAAIDADGVHISAPGEALDAALKALKPNHIVGVGGLVSRDDAMVAGESGADYLMFGGPDSPQTFGETRERIAWWAEIFNLPCVAYANLIAEVAGFVDLGADFIALETAVWDDPRGPGAAVADVNHLLARGRSRA
- a CDS encoding tetratricopeptide repeat protein; translation: MNRLMLSVCCVLLAFSAEPVYAVQPASAPAAPPAIAKPAPALPQPNPNANPNLDLAYGAYQRGYYITALGEARKRLAANPNDGPAMTLIGQLFDQGMGVVTNAREAAAWYKAAAEHGDREGIFLYGLAKLTGNGVPQDRDGAAALFTKAAAMDDPGALYNLGVLALETPKKKPDFPKAADYFRRAAVLGSPDAAYSLALFYREGKGAPQDDVMAAEWMKQAADEGQVSAEVEYAIMLFNGIGVAKDEAAAAKLFLKAAARNNVVAQDRAARLLALGRGIQKDVVEAMKWHLLASAAGEKDAWLDGILNSLTPEQKIEVEVAVKRALAR
- a CDS encoding ferritin-like domain-containing protein produces the protein MSESKAKASPKSAESKPRNEEISRDRLAQLLNEDLSREYQAIIAYVVYSQVLKGAEYMNIADQLELHAKQELDHALTLSRLIDYLGAMPSVTPKPVRTSEKAKEMLRFDLDNENETIRNYRQRVRQCEQLGEYAMAEQIRQILVQEQDHQIDLATALGEDVPKLDTV
- a CDS encoding tyrosine recombinase XerC, whose amino-acid sequence is MAREWSAELAGERRVSRHTLDAYARDLGQFLGFLREHHGEPPNLAALRAIKPTDLRSFLASRRAAGTGSRSLLRQLSGLRSFARHLERKGLGEVAAFSSLRSPKAPRRLPKALPAQSARALVDVDSRAGDTRPDWILARDSAVLGLLYGAGLRISEALSIKRQDAPTGETDIVTVAGKGGKVRSVPVIAPVQRAIARYLSLCPWTLPANGPLFIGAKGGALSPRIIQLAVAELRGALGLPETATPHALRHSFATHLLGKGGDLRTIQELLGHASLSTTQIYTAIDSARLLEAYRGAHPRAR
- a CDS encoding DUF1476 domain-containing protein, whose protein sequence is MTTFDEREKGYEAQLAHDEDLRFRAYVRRNKNLGLWAAERLGKSGEVAEAYAATLIKTHLDGDGDDSVFAKLRADFAAAGLSDSEHQIRREMTETLAQAIREISSRGTPAH
- the purC gene encoding phosphoribosylaminoimidazolesuccinocarboxamide synthase, whose translation is MDHLKPRLIPMNRRRRIYEGKAKVLYEGPEPGTLIQHFKDDATAFNAKKHEVIDGKGVLNNRISEFVFQNLNDIGVPTHFIRRLNMREQLIREVEIVPLEVVVRNVAAGSLSTRLGLEEGTQLPRSIIEFYYKNDELNDPMVSEEHITAFGWATPQEIDDIMALAIRVNDFLTGLFLGVGIRLVDFKMETGRLWEGDTMRIVVADEISPDSCRLWDIKSNDKLDKDRFRRDMGGLVEAYTEVARRLGILQDNEQPRASGPKLVQS
- the purS gene encoding phosphoribosylformylglycinamidine synthase subunit PurS, which gives rise to MKANIIVTLKNGLLDPQGKAIEGALKSLDIPGVESVRQGKIFEVEIAEADRAKAQALLQMACEKLLANTIVENYRIELA
- the purQ gene encoding phosphoribosylformylglycinamidine synthase subunit PurQ, whose translation is MHAAIILFPGSNREGDVFRALASVTGQKPSIVWHGEPELPAGTDLVVLPGGFSYGDYLRCGAIAARSPVMDAVRTHAKRGGRVLGICNGFQIACEAGLLPGVLMRNTNLRFACHMQHLRVERADTGFTAQYQTGQVIKVAIAHGEGNYTADSETLARLEGEGRVAFRYCDAAGTLGGAANPNGSVHDIAGIYSETLNVLGLMPHPENLIDPLVGGTDGRALFESLLAA